The DNA region CAAAGGCTCTAGGTGTTTCCGTGAGCCTGGTAGCGAAGTGGCAGGAGCCGCACGTTGATTTCACGGACTCAGGCGCTTACAATCCCCTCGATAGGATAGCCACAGTTCTCGAGACGGCTCTTCGCCTGGGCATCCCACGCCCACACGCTCTCTCTCCCATCTACTATTTGAACCATCGCTTTGACCTGGTTTGTTTTCCCTTGCCCGCTCACGGCGCCGGCACCGCGGTGAACGATGAGCTCATCAAGACGATTAAAGAATTCTCCGACCTCGCCCAGGCCACGTCCGAGGGCCTCATGGACAGCAGGATCTCGCACATCGAGGCGAAGAAGATCATCCGGGAGGGTCGGGAGGCCTTGAGGGCGATCGGTGCACTCCTGGAGGTAGTCAAGGAGGCGATAAGATGACCTCAAAAAATTTTTGCTCAAAAGCTCGTGTCATCGTTTCTGAGGACAATGATTTATCACTTTTGACCACAAGTGAGGGGGACCTTTTTGAGGAGATCCTTAACGGGATCCTCGTGGCCGTCATCATCTTCGTGGTCGTATGGATGATCCTCGCAGAGATAGGCAATAATCCGAATTACCGTAGTGGGGCAGCCCGGCCCGGCCGGCAGCTTGGCCTCCACGAATACTACGCTATTGAGGGGGCCCGCGCACCTTCTGATCATCACCATGACCGCGGGCTCCCTCGCAATGAGGAGACCTTATGGAAATAACCATAGATCGCCAGTACCTGCAGAGCAAGGTTGATATCGTCAAAGCTGTAACGAAGCACAAGAGCCTCCTCGCCGTTACCCGGTCCGTGCTCATCGAGCTCGACGGAGAGCATGGCAAGATATCCGCGACGGATCTCGAGACGTCCGCCATCACGGGTTTCGCTGGTGCGAACGGTGACGAGAGCCTCAAGATCGTAGTTCCCGCCGGCACTCTGTCGGACATCCTCGCGAGCATCGGAGACCAGGAGATCACGCTGATCGTCGGGGACGGAGAAAATGTCCTGAAGATTGAGCAGGGCCGGGTGGAGATCGGCCTCGCCCTCATGGATCCTGAAGAGTTTCCGGACATTGAGGTCCTGAACGATACGGAGGCCTTCCAGATAGCTGCCAAGGACATCCTGCGCGGTTTGGGAAAGGTCCTTTATGCCGTATCCGCGGACGACAAACGCTTCATCCTTACCGGCGTCCTCATGCAGGCCAAGGGCGGAGAATTCAGGATGTGTGCGACGGACGGCTTCCGGATGGCCCTTCTGAAAAAGGAGGTACCCGACCTACCTGATTCTCCCCAGATTGTCATACCCGGGAGGAACATCAGGCTCCTGAGGGAGATCCTGGACGAGAACGCGACCGTTGGAGTGATCATCAACGAGGCAAAAGTCCAGTTCATGACGACGCAGGCGACCATCATCTTCCGCACCCTGCAGGACGCATACCCGAATTACGAGAGCATCCTTGCGGCCACCGGCACCCACAATATAGCTTTCGCCAAGCGCATCCCGTTCCTGGAATGCCTGTCCAGGATGGCGGCGCTTGCCACGAAGAACGATCCCGTCAAGCTCACGAGAACCTCGGCCGGAGGCCTGACGGTCCGGATGGAATCCGAAAAGGGCTACGCCCAGGAAACGATCGATTGCGAGTTCAAGTCCTCCGACGAGTTCGATTTCGCCTTCAACCTGAAATATCTCCTCGACGCCGTGGAGCATATCGACAGCGACCAGCTCGTCATACGCTACCCCGGGGCCTACGGGGTAGTGGTCCTGGATTCTGTCGACTACGTCTGCGGTGTCATGCCGATCCGGACGACCGGCGACTGGACCCCCGATCGAACAGCAGGCCAAGGCCGGCGGAGGTCAGGATGAGTGAGATCGGAAGGGAGATCTTCGTCAAGAGTGTTCTTCCCCTGGAACAGCGGGAGGATTCGCTGCTTTTCGAGATGAGTTTCACAGACGCCGAAGGGAATGCATTCAAGTCCCGCTTCTTCGTACGAAACCACAACGTGGGCCTCTTCAATATGGCCCTCAGCAAGATGCGTCCCCTAACAACGGCAAGCGTTTCCCATACTTCCCCCAGGGGCCCGGCTCTCCTATCCGGAGGCCGGGCCTCCAACAACACCGGAGGTCAGTCGTGCCCGTAGCCAAGAAGGCAACCAAGACATCGGGAACCAGGAAGAAAGCTCCAACCAAGAAGCCGGAGAAGGTCCGGCCGGTTAGCGAGGATATCCCCAAGACCCATGTTATCTCACACCTTGCACTGGATGAGATCCTGCCGAACCCCAGGAACCCGCGAAAGACCTTCAATGATGTACCCTTCACCGAGCTCGTCTTGTCGATCCAGGAAAAGGGTGTGCTGCAGCCCATCATCGTCCGGCCGCTTGTGGACTCCGAGAGCGACAGAAGGAAGTACGAGATCGTAGCCGGTGAGAGAAGGTGGAGAGCGTCGGTCACTGCAGGGATGGTCACAATCCCCGCGATCATCCGGGAGCTCACCGACCGGGAGGCCTTCGACGTCATGGTCATCGAGAACCTTCAGAGGGAGGACCTCGATCCCCTCGAGGAGGCTCGGGCATTCGAGGCCTACGCGACAGAGGGCGGCGATG from Syntrophorhabdus sp. includes:
- the dnaN gene encoding DNA polymerase III subunit beta encodes the protein MEITIDRQYLQSKVDIVKAVTKHKSLLAVTRSVLIELDGEHGKISATDLETSAITGFAGANGDESLKIVVPAGTLSDILASIGDQEITLIVGDGENVLKIEQGRVEIGLALMDPEEFPDIEVLNDTEAFQIAAKDILRGLGKVLYAVSADDKRFILTGVLMQAKGGEFRMCATDGFRMALLKKEVPDLPDSPQIVIPGRNIRLLREILDENATVGVIINEAKVQFMTTQATIIFRTLQDAYPNYESILAATGTHNIAFAKRIPFLECLSRMAALATKNDPVKLTRTSAGGLTVRMESEKGYAQETIDCEFKSSDEFDFAFNLKYLLDAVEHIDSDQLVIRYPGAYGVVVLDSVDYVCGVMPIRTTGDWTPDRTAGQGRRRSG